The sequence TGTAATCAGACAATTTTCATGCCCATATAGCACATTGTAtccttgtgtgtgtgtgaaagAAATAGCACATTGTTTTTGGACGACCGTCGAAACAACTTGCTCCATGCCCGACAACTTCGTAGCAGCTCTTCAGTTGGATTGCTAGCATTTCATTGGAACTCCATTTCGCTGCTTCCTCTCACATGTCCCACACATGTACCTACAAGGTTCCAACTAGGCAACTGGCTGATGATCATTGTTGAGCTGATAGCAGTTCTACTACACCACAAGGTTGCAACTCGATGCCTGAATCTTCTTATCTGGAACACCTAACAAGTCCAATGGTGCTAATGtgaataagcacatgcaatctgacattttctgaaaaaaaatgttgcagTATGCTTGGATTGCACATTACCCCTGTTATCATATTCATCAGAATATCTAGAGGTACACATAAGAATAAGAAGACATGTACAAGGAACGAATGGTATTTGCAGTACGATAATGCAGCCGCAGTCTGAAATTCTCACATTCTTCAGTTCAGAGAAAATCAATGGGCTAGAGAAGTACTAAAGCCCGATAAGATTTCTCAAAATGGAGAACAAAAAGAACTAAAACCTGATAACACCATTCTTATAGTAGCGAGAGAAGATAACACCATCAGTGATATATTTGGCGCTATTGAATCAATATAAAAAGAACATGCGTTAATCAACATGTTctgtaaaaaaagaagaatcttgTCACACTGGTTTTCTCACTGaacttgtgaattgtgataaACTGTATCTTTTCTTGGCCCCAGCACGTTGGACCCAATTTGCATGCCTCTTGGCCACTAAAAAATATGTCAGTATGGTAGAACATTGTGACATCCTAGCACCCAAGTAGTATCCTCGTGGGAAAAAAGGTTACTGATACTGATGGCTATAAGAAGTACAAAATAGATTGCCCCAGAGAAATCTAATCAAAATCCCATTTCTATTCCTTGCAACATTGGATGTTCTAAGCTCACGGCTTATCTCAAGTTTGTAGCCTGAGCAGATAGCTGAACTTGAACTACATCCTTCTCTTTTTCACAAGATCCACCTTCTGTTTGTCAAAACATCTTCAGCATGGCACAAATGGCAATAGATCAACCGTTAAAGCCGATCCATGAGCAGACGAAAGCAAACACTATCTATGAAAAGTGCAATATAAGCAGTCAAGCAACAACTTACAAGCTACTGAAATCCAAGCGATTAGTGGAGTACTATCACAACAATTATGTCATCAGCAATTAGAGCATTTGGAGAGCTGCACGTCTTTGTATTAAGGGAAAGCAAAAGTTTACACAACGACCTCGGCGGGTCACGGACTTACAAGAATCGGCGGGTCACAATTAGagcaatttttttcacaaacaAAAGAAATCTGAGTTGATATAGTGACGCAAATACTCACAATTCATACCTAGATCAAAAGTATGATGCTTCAAGATCGGCAGTGACTTTGCATCATAACTGAATAAAGACCGCACCGGCTAACTCAACCAAGAAGCTGATTATGTGTGAGACCACTAACGAGGTGTAATGGGCGTTGCCAATCTTTGTTTCCTCGACGAGGTGAAACAGAGCAAAAGAGATCCCACGTCCCAACATCTGGAGACCCTCAGACCATTTAGTAGATCTAAACCATACCGAGGGTCCAAATAGCAGTATTTGCAGAAATAGCAGagtacaaaaagaaaaaaccacAACGTTGACTCTCTCTAAGGAACCTTCCCTTCCTTCCTCATCCTCTTTATACCAATCCATCAACTTCCAATACCCACAAAGAAGACATCCATGAAACACAAGCAGCATATGACCATAAGAGGCCTCCAGGGATTAACTCTTGCTCTGTTCCGGTTCCTGACCAAATATTCATCATtcattcttgcctcaaaatcAATGACAGTGCTAACATCCCCTCCTTAGGGCGTTACTGATCCTTACACTGGTGAAGACGACAGGATCACGCTACCCTGTGACACTGTGGTGATGGAGTCATAATGTGCTTGCTTAGGTGAGAGACCTTTGAAGAGGTTAAGAGGGTGTTCTTGAGCTCCATGGTTAGGCATTGCCACCACACTGTCAGTGGCGTGGCGCCATCAACGGGACTCATGCAGAAATCAATTTGTCTATATTAGCCCATCAACTCCTGATGTATATACTTTTTTGTTCAATGGATGTAAGATTGTAGAATCACAAGAAATATTAAGAAAGATATTTCAAACTCACTAATCTTCGCAAGTAAGTGTCACAACTGACAAGGTGCCTCTGTTTCATCTCTTTTGATTAACAAGTTCTTCCTACTAAAGCAACAACTCGAAATAACTAGGACCCTCGTATGGCATACCCAAAACTTATAAGGTGAAGGAAAATAGTTTTTTACAAAAAAACAAGTGGCTGTGCTGTAAACATGTTACAAAGAGTCTAAGACTAAATATGTTTAGAATCAAGCTGAGCTGAATCATTGAAACTGTACATAAGTTTGGGGTCTGCAAATGCTCAAGTCAATTTTGCAAGCATGAGCTCAGGACTTGGCTAAGCTCCAAACTACTTGTCAAGTGCAATCCCCTCACTCACAGCCAGAGCAATGAAGCAACGAATGCGGTCGAAAGGCCCGCAGGGAAGACGCAAAGAAATGGGTGCCACATGAGATGCTATAAGATAAGCAGACCGCCGGCCACCGGTAAGCGGCCGACTCGACGGCGCTGGCCGGCTGGCACGCGAGAGACCACTCGGAGGTGGCCGCTTCCGGTGGCGGAAGAGACGTTCATGTTGCCAAACGGCGACCGCGGATGACCCCGTGGGCCCAAGGTTAATGTAGGCTGACGCGTGGGCCCCATTGGGAAGACCGGAAACCGCTCTACCGTACTTGATCTTTGACCGCGAGAATCGGAGCGTACGGTCTCCTTGAGCACTGCGTTTGGTGATCTCGATCCGTTGATTCAAATTAGGTTCTGTTTGGATcagctagaatttataaaaagttatttttaaaaGTTATAGCTGATCTAaacattttaatttttttagcttatAATAATCCAATCATCTAGTTTTTTATAATCTCATAAGTTGGGAAGAACCAGCTTATTTCAGCTAATATATGTTAAAAAGACCTTTTTACCCTTTATCTTTCTCACCGCACACGTTTATATGTCAACAATAAAGATAAGGATAGTATAGGCAATTAACATCTAAAATCAACAATAAGCCAGCTTATAATCCAGAGATCCAAACTGTTCATAACTTTTTACTAGCCAACTTTTAACAATCCATAAGATATAAACATGCTTTCTATAAACTCTAGCTGATCCAAACAGAGTCTAAGTATAAAAGCAGTCAGTTGGTTCTTTTCTCAACCCATGCCGCCGCCATTGATGAATTTGCCGAGTTCCACCGCCGCCGTCCTAGGAGTGGACCCAACACAAGGAACTGTTGTTTCAAATTACGTTTTAGCAACTTTTCGAATGAATTGATTCTGAATGTATAAGAATGTATAAAAACATAACTGACAACATATTTCATATAGgtaaacatgagcatttcaaaagTATATATGAAAACACATAAGCTACTCATGAATACAAATGAATCAAGACTGTCAGTGAAGCAATATAACTCATGAACATATATTGAAACAAAGTCATGGCTCTCAGAGCGAGTTGCCGACTTAACGGCAATCAACACATACTAAGATGTTACCGATTAGTGTATCAAATCTCCTCTAAAGCTAGGCCAAACTACACAAGTCTATGATCAAGAGAACTCTTCTGGAAAGCACAGTACCCGTCGGCAAACAGAGAATGACAGCCGAACACAGAACACACCAGGGCGCCCAAACCATCAAGATCAGACAATATCAAATACAGCCGACTACAACTGATCAGAGCAGAATGCCACAAAGTGACACCAGATCAAGGGTAACATAcaaagggcgcccaagccaaccGAACCAGACAGCACCAAAGCTTTCCAGAGTTCTCTTTTCAACACAGAACCACTGAGCAGAGGGTGGCAAAGCCACACCACAGTGGACACAGAGACTAATAACAGGATTTCAGCTAGATCAATAACCGGCAACTACAGCCCAGCAAAAGAGCTCAAATGATACACTAATCGCACTTAGCTCGCATTCATCACAGAGCAGAATATTGCCAATTCTAGCATGCATATACAGAGtatataaatatgaatcaaaATTGCACGCTAGAATGTAAAGATAGGATTGGAACGGGCTTACTGTCcgggaggatgaagatggcaaggcacGCAAATGCGCTGACCCAGAAAACTGAGATTCCCCCTCTATGCCGAGGTCAACTGGGAATTGCTTTCGGAGATACAATGCCACAAAGCCGGCTGTgaggcacaccacaaccaaCTCGCAAGAAGCAGAGAAACCACAACAGCCGAAGTCCAATCACCGGGCCAAGGTGGATCCGCCGAACACTGCAAGCAATGGCGTGCTCGAAGGCACAGCCCAGAAAATACCAATCACCACACCACAGATCTCCTCGCACACACGCGCAGCCAGTCACCGAATCAGCCGAGCACCAAACAAGCAGAAGGTGCAGCTCCAAAAATCCCGCACGAGGCCGTCGACTCAGAGCCGACGGGAACTCACCCAGCGGAGAGCTCAACCGGGTCGGTCTACGCCCCACCGGAGAAAGCCGGAACAGCCTCGCGCAAGAAGAAACGGAGAGAGAGCTGAAGATCATAGCAAGAGGGAAAAACTCGCAGAAGGAAAAGCTTCGGGGATCAAGAACAGGTGAGAGCCCCTGCcttttagagagagaaagaagcaCGGCCGTCACCCCATCACGCCTCAACGGCGCGCCGAAATCGCTGGGCGACCAACGGAGAAGCCGAGAAGGGCGGAGCCCCCTCCCAGCACACCTCTGTGGCGGCTGCTCTCCAGCACACGCGCAGCCAGGCACCCTATTAGGGCAGGCAGCTGGCCGGGTGGGCTGCTCGGCTTTTGGGCCTTGAAGTGGCCCATTCGGTCAGGCCaattcctccttttttttttcttttttctttttcaaggaattttactcaattcaaatttgactccaACTCAAATTCGAATTTTAAAGGAAAAACCTCTTCAAATTCCAACAGGAACTAGGGACACAAGGTGTACGGATGAGCACCCaatattttttgtaaaaaaatcataattagtagatataatacataaatatattttgtaatttttaagtaaaatatataCTTTTAATTAGGTAAGATTATGTATATTTAAGTATAAACTTGCTAAATAGCCTAATCATCTCAACCAAGACGTGCTCTTCACCCACCCATCTtgtgtttggaaaaaaaaattctctacagcactgctgctgctgcatcgcCATCCCGGTGAAGCACCATCCAGATGGATGCCACGTGCATTCACCAATTGCAAAGCATGCTTCCACCCTACCATGGTTGTTTTTTAATATAGATTAACTCAGCTTATATAAAAGCTAAATAACGGGTTCACAGcagcaaaaaaggaaaaaaaaatagacacaaCCCAGACTACAGCGGGGGGCGCCATCAAGCCAGATAGCCAAGTCCTAAAGGAACCCAAGTAGCAATATATAGGCTGACTTATTATAGATTGTAAACGAATGCTTCATGTCAGAACTCGCAGACATTAGAAGCTAGACTCTCGGCCGGAGTGAACCTCTGCAGTCAATCCCAGACCGACCTGATATGAGGCATTGCACACCTTAGCCCTATCATCTTCGTCGAGTAGGATACTCCATTTCTACATGATTGATATAGCGAGTGTCAGCACATCCACAAGTTTGTTAGAGAACTTGTTCTCTATCGCTATTGTGTTTCTTATCTACTACAAAATCCAAGCAATCCCTGAAAGAGCTctagtttttgagagatttTAAAATTCTTCAGAAGTCAACTTACCTATAAGTTAGCTATCGAAGTAGAAAACTCATCCCAGCAAAAGGTGTCTCTCAAAGTACTACAAGTAAACTGTGCCAACACACAAAAGATATGGGTGATATCTTTATGCCTATTATACAGGTAGCAATTCATGACCCCTTTCCAATCCCTATTTTTGAAGGATGTGGTTATGAAAGCTTGTTATTGAGCATTTACAAAAAACGCCTTAATTCTGAGTGGTATCTTACAGGCCCATAGTGTCTTAGCCCTGCAAGACACCCCTCAAAAGATTTAGATTTGTTTCAGAGTATATTGGTGAGGTTGCTATATCGTAATTTCTTTGTTTGTTTCATGAGATCATTTGCTTCCATCCCAGTGGTGTATTTGCAGCTCCCTATTGGTGCGCCCTGCAATTGTAAGCCTGATCGATGGATCCAATCGAACAAGAAAATTCAGGCATTCATCATCATCCACCAGCGCGGCCACGGCAGCACCACCTTGCACTTGCACGCAACAAGAGATGCTGGATGTTCCAAAGTAACGCGTGCGTGTGCCACTGTCACGTCTCGACATGTCACCTTTCCTCACACGAATAGATAAACAAGATCAATGGACGTACAGGAGGAGTGCATACATGCGTGCTTATCTCACTGACAAAAGGAACGACTGCTGCAGGCAAACCACTCATGGTATTGTATGGTACTCATCACTTGGACGCCGAACCAATGCAACACGGCTAAACCGCACAACATGGCTACTACGACCAGCTCATGTCCGTCAAAATATGATCCTACTCTACTTATGCGCTCATGTCCTTGTCCCTTGCCAATCATCAAAATATGTTGACCGGACGCCCTGCTATTTCCTTAAGCTAACTCAAACCAGAGCTCTCCAGATCCAACggaaagagaaaggaaagaacTGACCGTTATCAATGCCAAGAGGATTGCTCAGCTTGCCAAGAAGTGGCAGAAGACGGCGGCACCTGGGAGGAAGAGGCTCAATTGGGGAACGGCAAAGGAAGCCGATGAGTGCTGCGCCTCTTAGGCGGGCAAGGGCCACTGCGTGGTGCCGTGGTGTACTCTTTAGCTTTACACATTTTTGAAACCGGTTTTAGTTTAAGCTGCATTGTCTTCACGGCTTTATTCCTCCAACACCAGAGCTGCATCAACCTGTTTATTCTGAATCTTTCTATTCTGAATTCAGATCTCGGATCCGTAGATATCACCCTACTTTGGAAATTTGCATGCATGACCCGTCCGTACAAAAGATACATGTCGAAGTGGAGCACACAAGCATAGTTAAGCTTTGGAGAAAGGACACTGGCACAGTGCATGGTGTTTAACCAAAGATGATATTGTAGAGAACAAACCTACAAAATTGCAAATGTTCAAGAAATTATGTCTGTGACAGCCTAAGCCCAAGACTTAATGCTTTGCAGATTTCTTTATTGCAAGCAAGTGATGATCTGTAAATCCAACACCCAGGCATCAAATCAGTCTTGCATGGCTGTTTACATACTGCAGTGGAAGTAGGGACTAGGGAGAACATCCTGGATAGATTCACTACATGGGTCTGAACTTTCCAGCAAAAACTGGACACGACATGCAAGGAAATATTGACTGTAGGCCCATTGGAAAATGCACGCAGATACCACGAAATGGTTGTCACATGCCATGCTAGAAATCATGCAGACCATCGGTGGAAACTGAGATATGGAACTGTCAAACAAGTTACATGATTTGCAGCAATCAGAGCACTGCTCAACAACACCTAGCATGCAAGTGCAGCAGTAAGTACAGAGTACACACCCAAAAGCAGTGAAGACTGAAGTGAAACGTTCATCTGCTCAGCTCCTAACTCTTGGACCATTCTGCAGTGTCCCCATGAGGCATTGACGCTGGCTCTTCAGCTAATCGCAATCACACCAGTgtttctgataaaaaaaatagggtcCCAAATCATTCAGAAATGATTGCTTTTGAGCAAGCTCAACCAGCTTATCTCCAATCCACTTGATACAGGACAATGAAACAGATGGAAGACCTCCATAAAAGCTGGACCCAGTATGCTTGCACTATGTCTCTGCCCAATTCAGCAGCTCGTACTGTAGTAAGTATTTGATTGCGCAACCACTAGTCAATATCTTTGCCTTCACGGTGCACCAAGTGATGGCCCAACAAAAATCTAATCTGAATCTCGATGTCTACCTTTGCAGCCACCAATGCACGTACCAAGCTCATGGCCTTGTCCCCTGCCAGTTAGTCTAAGAATAGTAGATGCACCAAAGCCATGGACCATTTCTTCACCTATATATTCAGGTGCAAGCAAGTAAGACACCATAACTACAACTACAAAGCCACAAACTAAGCATTTCTAAGCACCATACCTGAGAACCAAGAAGAAACAACCATGATCCATCCCAAGAGGCTTGCCCAATTAGCAAGGAAGTGGCAAAGGGTCAAAACAGCCACAAGGGACGACAATGCATGCTGCACCACTTCGCCAGTGGCTGACAAGGGCCACTGCGCCGTGTACACAGAGGATGGGAGGCGGTTCGAGGTCCCATTGGCGTACCTCGGCACGACAGTCTTCGGTGAGCTGCTGAGGATGTCCGAGGAGGAGTTTGGGTTCACTGGTGATGGCAGGATCACACTGCCTTGTGATGCAGCAGTGGTGGAGTATGTGATGTGCTTGCTCCGAAGAAATGCATCAGAGGAAGTTGAGAAGGCGTTCCTGAGCTCTGTAGTGATGCCTTGCCAGTATGCAAGCTACACAATGCCACCTGTGGCACTGCATCAGCAATTTGCAGTTTGTAGCTCCTGAAGATATGCCGTATTTTGCAGCTATTAGTGTAATATACTTTGTATTCTTGTATGTGAAGTACTCTGACATAGTTAGAAGGAAACTGTACATTCTCTCAGTCTTA is a genomic window of Phragmites australis chromosome 17, lpPhrAust1.1, whole genome shotgun sequence containing:
- the LOC133897486 gene encoding auxin-responsive protein SAUR36-like, producing the protein MIHPKRLAQLARKWQRVKTATRDDNACCTTSPVADKGHCAVYTEDGRRFEVPLAYLGTTVFGELLRMSEEEFGFTGDGRITLPCDAAVVEYVMCLLRRNASEEVEKAFLSSVVMPCQYASYTMPPVALHQQFAVCSS